The Rhododendron vialii isolate Sample 1 chromosome 8a, ASM3025357v1 genome has a window encoding:
- the LOC131298521 gene encoding cation/H(+) antiporter 15-like → MGTNQMPQVMTAPGLLGNETVCYSGTMITTNGIFVNEDPMGFSLPIFIFQLVLIVLTCRLLMLLLKPLNQPRILAELIAGIILGPSAMGRFKWVTDVAFAKGSLALLETIANIGILYFVFIIGLEMDLSVIRKNGKKAFVFAISGIFLPFLIGCAFSFFLHHKTTMKEDTFLIFFSIFLSITALPVVSRILSEFRLLDMEIGKIVQSAALFNNTFGAAFVVFAISTAESQTIFSTTLWVIASSIIFIVFSIFVVRPGISWLARRSTPEDENFTNFTISIALGGVMIFGFISDSIGVHPSFGAFVFGLVFPNGPLAVTLVERLEDFITGFLLPLFFVSSGLKTNVSKIQGASTWFTLIIASILSSVAKVAGTVLVALSIKMPFREGVALGLLMNSKGLAELIGLNHGKDQKVIDDTAYTMMVITTIFMNAVITPLLIQIYRPARKFVPYKRRTIQKTKADAEMRILACIHTPRNAPTIIGLLEASHPTKKTPISVFSLHLVELTGHGSATLIVHNSQKSDSTAINRMQAQSDQITNAFKTLEQHTNFVSVQSLTSISPYSTMHEEICNLAEDKRVAFIIVPFHKQPTVDGGMETANSKIQMLNQNVLVNAPCSIGILVDRGLSGSKSLTAGQVSHNIAVLFFGGPDDREALSYAMRMSEHPGNSLNVIRFFPGPNAVEPTMDQSHDLNDTGILTLQIGKEQDKQLDDDCIKEFRMMKATDESFSYIEKVVNNGEETVAVIRALDNIHDLFLVGRGEGIISPLTAGLTEWSECPELGVIGDLLASADFAAAVSVLVVQQYVGVGPNDDGIGTPDNASQQEEQCIMASVRQ, encoded by the exons ATGGGCACGAACCAAATGCCGCAGGTCATGACAGCTCCGGGCCTGCTCGGGAACGAAACGGTATGTTATTCGGGGACCATGATAACAACGAATGGAATATTTGTTAAtgaggatccaatgggattttCGCTGCCTATCTTCATCTTCCAATTGGTGCTCATTGTCCTCACATGTCGCCTGCTCATGCTTCTTCTTAAGCCTCTCAACCAGCCTCGCATCTTGGCGGAGCTCATC GCTGGCATAATTTTGGGTCCATCAGCAATGGGACGGTTTAAGTGGGTAACTGATGTCGCATTTGCTAAGGGATCGCTGGCATTGCTTGAGACAATAGCCAATATCGGTATCCTTTATTTCGTCTTCATAATTGGACTAGAAATGGACCTCTCGGTCATCcggaaaaatgggaaaaaggCCTTCGTCTTTGCCATTTCTGGGATCTTTTTGCCTTTCCTCATAGGCTGTGCTTTCTCCTTCTTTTTGCATCACAAAACAACCATGAAGGAAGACACATTCCTTATCTTCTTCTCCATTTTTCTCTCCATCACTGCACTTCCTGTGGTTTCAAGGATCCTTTCAGAGTTCAGACTCCTCGACATGGAGATTGGCAAAATAGTCCAGTCAGCTGCTCTCTTCAATAACACTTTCGGAGCAGCTTTCGTAGTGTTTGCCATTTCTACAGCAGAGTCACAAACTATTTTCTCAACAACCCTCTGGGTGATCGCAAGTAGCATAATTTTTATCGTGTTCTCCATTTTCGTAGTCCGACCAGGAATCTCATGGCTAGCAAGGCGAAGTACCCCAGAGGATGAAAACTTCACCAACTTCACCATATCCATTGCTCTCGGTGGGGTAATGATTTTTGGTTTCATATCAGATTCCATTGGAGTGCATCCGAGTTTTGGAGCTTTTGTTTTCGGCCTGGTTTTTCCAAACGGCCCTCTTGCAGTCACCCTCGTAGAAAGGCTTGAAGACTTCATTACGGGTTTTCTGCTCCCTCTCTTCTTTGTCAGTAGTGGGTTAAAGACTAATGTTTCAAAAATCCAGGGAGCCTCAACCTGGTTTACACTAATTATAGCAAGTATTCTATCCTCTGTTGCCAAAGTTGCTGGAACTGTCCTCGTTGCACTCTCTATCAAGATGCCTTTTCGTGAAGGAGTTGCTCTTGGTTTGCTCATGAACTCCAAAGGCCTCGCTGAATTGATTGGCCTCAACCATGGGAAAGATcagaag GTTATAGATGATACAGCATACACAATGATGGTGATCACAACTATATTTATGAATGCAGTCATCACACCTCtattaatacaaatttataggCCAGCAAGGAAATTTGTACCTTACAAAAGGAGAACaattcaaaagacaaaagcaGATGCCGAGATGCGAATACTAGCATGCATCCACACTCCTCGGAATGCCCCCACAATCATCGGCCTCCTTGAAGCCTCCCATCCCACCAAGAAAACCCCAATATCTGTCTTCTCACTCCACCTAGTTGAACTCACTGGTCATGGTTCTGCTACACTTATTGTCCATAACTCTCAAAAATCCGACAGTACAGCCATAAACAGAATGCAGGCGCAGTCTGACCAGATTACAAATGCATTTAAGACCTTGGAGCAGCACACTAATTTTGTCTCTGTCCAATCTCTCACTTCCATTTCCCCTTACTCCACAATGCATGAAGAGATTTGCAACTTGGCAGAGGATAAGCGAGTTGCCTTCATCATTGTTCCATTCCATAAGCAACCGACAGTTGATGGGGGGATGGAAACTGCCAACTCCAAAATCCAAATGTTGAATCAGAACGTACTAGTAAATGCACCCTGTTCCATTGGGATTTTGGTTGACAGAGGACTAAGTGGGTCCAAAAGCTTGACGGCCGGTCAGGTATCTCACAACATTGCTGTGCTATTCTTTGGCGGGCCAGATGACAGAGAGGCACTATCGTACGCAATGAGAATGTCTGAGCATCCTGGGAATAGCCTCAATGTTATTCGTTTCTTTCCAGGTCCGAATGCAGTTGAGCCGACAATGGACCAGAGTCATGATCTCAATGATACTGGGATACTAACTCTGCAAATAGGCAAAGAGCAAGACAAGCAGCTTGATGATGACTGCATAAAAGAGTTCAGGATGATGAAGGCTACTGACGAATCATTTTCTTACATAGAAAAGGTGGTGAACAATGGAGAGGAGACAGTGGCGGTAATAAGGGCACTAGACAACATCCATGATCTTTTCCTAGTTGGAAGAGGAGAAGGAATAATATCGCCGCTAACAGCAGGACTCACTGAGTGGAGTGAGTGCCCTGAACTTGGAGTAATTGGTGACCTTCTGGCATCGGCAGATTTTGCAGCAGCTGTATCAGTGCTGGTGGTGCAGCAGTATGTGGGGGTAGGGCCAAATGACGACGGAATTGGAACACCAGACAATGCGAGTCAGCAGGAAGAGCAGTGTATTATGGCGTCAGTCCGCCAGTGA
- the LOC131298073 gene encoding uncharacterized protein LOC131298073 isoform X1, with amino-acid sequence MRSLSLPKFSIPRKFPDTNRFMAQAVSHNTEKKLIRIDISSDTVCPWCFVGKRNLDQAIASSKDQYDFEIKWHPYLLNPSAPKEGINKKEFYQNKFGSQSGPIIARMTEVFRGLGLEYDISGLTGNTSDSHRLIYFAGQQGLDKQHNIVEELFFGYFTQGKYIGDREFLLECARKVGVEGAAEFLEDPSNGLKEVNEELEKYSQSITGVPYYVINGKLQLSGGQPPLVFQRAFQTAANGGA; translated from the exons ATGCGTTCACTTTCTCTACCAAAATTCTCGATTCCCAGAAAATTCCCAG ATACCAACAGGTTCATGGCTCAAGCAGTGTCTCACAACACTGAGAAGAAGCTTATCAGGATCGATATAAGCTCAGACACTGTATGCCCATGGTGTTTTGTGGGCAAAAGAAATTTGGACCAAGCCATAGCTTCTTCAAAGGATCAATATGATTTCGAG ATTAAATGGCACCCCTATCTGCTTAATCCTTCTGCCCCCAAAGAAGGCATTAATAAGAAAGAATTTTACCAAAATAAGTTTGGGTCTCAATCAGGACCTATCATTGCTCGGATGACAGAG GTTTTCAGGGGTTTGGGGTTGGAGTACGACATTTCTGGTCTCAC GGGAAATACTTCAGACAGCCACCGACTAATATATTTTGCCGGTCAACAGGGGCTTGATAAGCAACATAATATCGTGGAAGAGCTGTTCTTTGGCTACTTCACACAGGGAAAGTATATAGGGGACAG GGAATTCCTGTTGGAATGTGCTAGAAAGGTTGGGGTAGAAGGAGCAGCAGAGTTTCTTGAGGATCCAAGTAATGGTCTGAAGGAG GTTAATGAGGAGCTTGAGAAGTACTCCCAGAGCATCACAGGAGTCCCATATTATGTG ATCAATGGGAAGTTGCAGCTTAGTGGCGGCCAGCCCCCACTTGTCTTCCAGAGAGCTTTTCAAACTGCCGCGAATGGTGGCGCCTAG
- the LOC131298073 gene encoding uncharacterized protein LOC131298073 isoform X2, whose protein sequence is MAQAVSHNTEKKLIRIDISSDTVCPWCFVGKRNLDQAIASSKDQYDFEIKWHPYLLNPSAPKEGINKKEFYQNKFGSQSGPIIARMTEVFRGLGLEYDISGLTGNTSDSHRLIYFAGQQGLDKQHNIVEELFFGYFTQGKYIGDREFLLECARKVGVEGAAEFLEDPSNGLKEVNEELEKYSQSITGVPYYVINGKLQLSGGQPPLVFQRAFQTAANGGA, encoded by the exons ATGGCTCAAGCAGTGTCTCACAACACTGAGAAGAAGCTTATCAGGATCGATATAAGCTCAGACACTGTATGCCCATGGTGTTTTGTGGGCAAAAGAAATTTGGACCAAGCCATAGCTTCTTCAAAGGATCAATATGATTTCGAG ATTAAATGGCACCCCTATCTGCTTAATCCTTCTGCCCCCAAAGAAGGCATTAATAAGAAAGAATTTTACCAAAATAAGTTTGGGTCTCAATCAGGACCTATCATTGCTCGGATGACAGAG GTTTTCAGGGGTTTGGGGTTGGAGTACGACATTTCTGGTCTCAC GGGAAATACTTCAGACAGCCACCGACTAATATATTTTGCCGGTCAACAGGGGCTTGATAAGCAACATAATATCGTGGAAGAGCTGTTCTTTGGCTACTTCACACAGGGAAAGTATATAGGGGACAG GGAATTCCTGTTGGAATGTGCTAGAAAGGTTGGGGTAGAAGGAGCAGCAGAGTTTCTTGAGGATCCAAGTAATGGTCTGAAGGAG GTTAATGAGGAGCTTGAGAAGTACTCCCAGAGCATCACAGGAGTCCCATATTATGTG ATCAATGGGAAGTTGCAGCTTAGTGGCGGCCAGCCCCCACTTGTCTTCCAGAGAGCTTTTCAAACTGCCGCGAATGGTGGCGCCTAG
- the LOC131298074 gene encoding E3 ubiquitin-protein ligase At3g02290-like isoform X2 translates to MGAVCCCLHEDCEDYVNLNSSVYRNCVCFHCFVQNIMRVYTSLFRRGEEQAVSSTIQGSGSLISTTPVDDSVCDMYRPPPRPLPYNVDPRYSHLQRDGLVSRREKGSSHSHEETEPLRSEADGDSESLSSGDKWNESTCEEGLKESHTKSSIKLLTEKPATGFAHIYSSPEDEDVCPTCLEEYTVENPKIMMKCSHHFHLVCIYEWMERSESCPVCGKVMVFDEST, encoded by the exons ATGGGTGCTGTTTGCTGTTGTTTGCATGAGGATTGCGAAGATTATGTCAATCTAAACAGTTCAGTTTATAGGAACTGTGTATGCTTTCATTGCTTTGTTCAGAACATCATGCGTGTG TATACATCATTATTTCGAAGAGGGGAAGAACAAGCTGTTTCTTCAACCATTCAGGGGAGTGGTTCTTTAATCTCCACAACCCCTGTGGACGACTCTGTTTGTGATATGTATCGTCCTCCTCCAAGGCCCTTGCCTTATAATGTTGATCCACGATATTCCCACTTGCAACGGGATGGACTGGTCTCAAGAAGGGAGAAAGGTTCAAGTCATTCACACGAGGAAACTGAACCACTTAGAAGTGAGGCCGATGGAGATTCAGAATCCTTGAGTAGTGGAGACAAATGGAATGAGTCGACATGTGAAGAAGGATTAAAAGAATCCCATACCAAGTCCTCAATCAAGCTCTTAACAGAGAAACCAGCGACTGGATTTGCACATATTTATTCTTCTCCCGAAGATGAAGATGTCTGTCCAACTTGCCTTGAAG AATATACTGTGGAAAACCCCAAGATAATGATGAAATGCTCTCATCATTTCCACCTGGTTTGCATATACGAGTGGATGGAGAGAAGTGAAAGCTGTCCAGTTTGTGGCAAG GTGATGGTATTCGATGAAAGCACATGA
- the LOC131298074 gene encoding E3 ubiquitin-protein ligase At3g02290-like isoform X1 — protein MGAVCCCLHEDCEDYVNLNSSVYRNCVCFHCFVQNIMRVYTSLFRRGEEQAVSSTIQGSGSLISTTPVDDSVCDMYRPPPRPLPYNVDPRYSHLQRDGLVSRREKGSSHSHEETEPLRSEADGDSESLSSGDKWNESTCEEGLKESHTKSSIKLLTEKPATGFAHIYSSPEDEDVCPTCLEEYTVENPKIMMKCSHHFHLVCIYEWMERSESCPVCGKLLLFFLGDGIR, from the exons ATGGGTGCTGTTTGCTGTTGTTTGCATGAGGATTGCGAAGATTATGTCAATCTAAACAGTTCAGTTTATAGGAACTGTGTATGCTTTCATTGCTTTGTTCAGAACATCATGCGTGTG TATACATCATTATTTCGAAGAGGGGAAGAACAAGCTGTTTCTTCAACCATTCAGGGGAGTGGTTCTTTAATCTCCACAACCCCTGTGGACGACTCTGTTTGTGATATGTATCGTCCTCCTCCAAGGCCCTTGCCTTATAATGTTGATCCACGATATTCCCACTTGCAACGGGATGGACTGGTCTCAAGAAGGGAGAAAGGTTCAAGTCATTCACACGAGGAAACTGAACCACTTAGAAGTGAGGCCGATGGAGATTCAGAATCCTTGAGTAGTGGAGACAAATGGAATGAGTCGACATGTGAAGAAGGATTAAAAGAATCCCATACCAAGTCCTCAATCAAGCTCTTAACAGAGAAACCAGCGACTGGATTTGCACATATTTATTCTTCTCCCGAAGATGAAGATGTCTGTCCAACTTGCCTTGAAG AATATACTGTGGAAAACCCCAAGATAATGATGAAATGCTCTCATCATTTCCACCTGGTTTGCATATACGAGTGGATGGAGAGAAGTGAAAGCTGTCCAGTTTGTGGCAAG cttttgttgttttttctagGTGATGGTATTCGATGA